The following are encoded together in the candidate division KSB1 bacterium genome:
- a CDS encoding glycosyltransferase — translation MKVCYIAGREASYSRTHNMLAALRRAGFEVETCLPPDKSFRHYPGLILEFLRKKRGCTLVIVGFYGQLLMPFVRLFTRKPILFDVYISTFGTMVHDREAASAASWKARLYWLVDHLSMRLADRIILETRDHIRGYEREYRVPAVKFEQLFLVADDSVIYPRPQQNANGKFLVHFHGEYAPFHGVQYILRAAKLLESENVHFQIIGKGITYGRDRKLAGELQLKNVTFIDWVPYSELADYMCRAEVCLGFFGDNPRTLRVLTNKVVEAMAVKRPLISAKNAPVQELLKDGESALLIERANPEALAGAIRRLKDDPTLRQQIAENGYQVFLKNCTQQVFAARLKKIIEEMIRYGSRS, via the coding sequence CCGCCTGACAAGTCCTTTCGCCATTATCCCGGCTTGATTCTGGAGTTTTTGCGCAAAAAACGCGGCTGCACTCTTGTGATTGTCGGATTTTACGGGCAGTTGTTGATGCCGTTCGTGCGTCTGTTTACGCGCAAGCCGATATTGTTCGATGTGTACATTTCGACGTTTGGCACGATGGTTCACGATCGCGAAGCAGCGTCCGCGGCGAGCTGGAAGGCGAGACTGTACTGGCTTGTCGATCATCTGTCGATGCGCCTCGCCGACCGCATCATTTTGGAAACGCGCGATCATATTCGCGGTTACGAGCGTGAGTATCGCGTGCCCGCGGTCAAATTTGAGCAACTGTTTTTGGTTGCGGATGATAGTGTGATTTATCCGCGCCCGCAGCAAAATGCGAACGGCAAGTTTCTCGTGCATTTTCACGGCGAGTATGCGCCGTTTCACGGTGTGCAGTATATTTTACGCGCCGCCAAATTGCTCGAAAGTGAGAACGTGCATTTTCAAATCATCGGCAAAGGCATCACCTACGGCCGTGACCGCAAGCTTGCCGGTGAGCTGCAGTTAAAAAATGTCACGTTCATCGACTGGGTGCCGTACAGCGAGCTGGCCGATTACATGTGCCGCGCCGAAGTTTGCCTCGGTTTTTTTGGCGACAATCCGCGGACGCTGCGCGTGCTCACGAATAAAGTCGTTGAGGCGATGGCGGTCAAGCGTCCGCTGATTTCGGCGAAGAACGCGCCCGTGCAGGAACTGCTCAAAGACGGCGAAAGCGCCTTGCTGATCGAGCGCGCCAATCCCGAGGCGCTCGCCGGCGCGATTCGCCGGCTGAAAGATGATCCGACGCTGCGCCAGCAGATCGCTGAAAATGGCTATCAGGTTTTTCTCAAAAATTGCACACAACAAGTTTTTGCCGCCAGACTGAAAAAAATTATCGAGGAGATGATTCGATATGGAAGTCGCAGTTGA
- a CDS encoding SDR family NAD(P)-dependent oxidoreductase has protein sequence MEVAVDYTPFQNKKVLITGGLGFIGSNLAHQLIKHGAEVTLFDACLDPYGWNFANVKEIEEDVRFVKGDVRDRAALERVARRKDYIFHLAAQVGREISMEDPWLDTETNCSGTLNLLEILRQQANGTKIIFAGSRGQVGEPRYLPVDEKHPCEPTDIYGINKLAAEKYILLYNKVYNIPAVSLRLNNVYGPRCQMFNGFYGILNWFIANAMTNKPITVYGEGAQTRDYVYIDDVVEAFMRAALSPAADGEFFYVGSGVETVFLDMVHEVVRAVGKGEIKHVPFPASREKIDIKRFVVSVEKIRQKLGWQPAVSLRDGIEMTVRFYRDRLGEYLRES, from the coding sequence ATGGAAGTCGCAGTTGATTACACGCCGTTTCAAAATAAAAAGGTTTTAATCACCGGCGGATTGGGGTTCATCGGCAGCAATCTCGCGCATCAGCTCATCAAACACGGCGCGGAGGTGACGCTGTTCGACGCCTGCCTCGATCCGTACGGCTGGAATTTTGCCAACGTCAAGGAGATCGAAGAAGACGTTCGCTTTGTGAAGGGCGACGTGCGGGATCGCGCCGCGCTGGAGCGTGTCGCGCGCCGCAAAGACTACATTTTTCATCTCGCCGCGCAAGTCGGGCGGGAGATTTCGATGGAAGATCCCTGGCTCGACACCGAGACAAATTGCAGCGGCACCCTCAATTTGCTGGAGATTCTCCGCCAACAGGCCAACGGCACGAAGATCATTTTCGCCGGCTCGCGCGGCCAGGTCGGCGAGCCGCGCTATTTGCCAGTCGATGAAAAACATCCCTGCGAGCCGACGGACATTTACGGCATCAACAAGCTCGCAGCGGAAAAATATATTTTGCTCTACAACAAAGTTTATAACATTCCGGCGGTGTCGCTGCGCTTGAACAATGTTTATGGCCCACGCTGCCAGATGTTCAACGGCTTTTACGGCATTCTCAACTGGTTCATCGCCAACGCCATGACCAACAAGCCGATCACGGTTTACGGCGAAGGCGCGCAGACGCGCGATTATGTTTATATCGACGACGTGGTCGAGGCCTTCATGCGCGCCGCGCTTTCTCCGGCGGCGGATGGCGAGTTTTTTTACGTCGGCTCCGGCGTTGAGACGGTGTTCCTCGACATGGTGCATGAAGTCGTCCGCGCCGTCGGCAAAGGCGAAATCAAACACGTGCCTTTTCCCGCCTCGCGCGAGAAAATCGACATCAAGCGCTTTGTGGTTTCTGTTGAAAAAATCCGCCAGAAACTTGGCTGGCAGCCGGCAGTTTCATTGCGAGATGGCATCGAAATGACGGTGAGGTTTTATCGGGATCGGTTGGGGGAGTATTTGCGGGAGAGTTGA
- a CDS encoding class I SAM-dependent methyltransferase: MSRSTHHRIEYGDYQTPLELAEKICQKLKALGVKPDAIIEPTCGLGAFLDASARFFPSVKRIIGVEINSAYLDLLRNRQDLLENGRVEIKQGDFFNFDWENLLNDLPGALLVLGNFPWVTNAQLSVIGGANLPEKTNFQHQRGLNAITGKSNFDISEWMLIQVARWLQNRHGYLAMLCKTAVARKLLNHLYSQQLQLADAAIFAIDAEKYFGTAVEACLLFCKFDGVSRHYDYEVFESLESKAGVRAGYRDGVMVRDLAAFDALHHLHGESAIMWRSGVKHDCAEVMEFRKTEKGLVNGLGEAVDIEPDYLFPLLKGSVLANGQVESTTRYVLMTQQFVGESTDDIQKLAPKTWAYLEAHAKHLDSRKSRVHRNQPRFAIFGVGAYTFAPWKIAICGLYKTLQFRLVGEIEGKPAIFDDTVYFLSFADEQQARKIYQLLLSPPATRFFSSMIFWDEKRPIKAGILNRFDWRRLQTLTLRTAPSS; the protein is encoded by the coding sequence GTGTCGCGTTCAACCCACCATCGAATCGAATACGGCGATTATCAAACGCCGCTCGAATTGGCTGAGAAAATCTGCCAAAAATTAAAGGCCCTCGGCGTCAAGCCCGATGCGATAATCGAGCCAACCTGCGGACTTGGGGCTTTCCTTGACGCCTCAGCGCGTTTTTTCCCCTCGGTTAAAAGAATCATCGGCGTTGAAATCAATTCAGCTTACCTGGACTTACTCCGAAACCGGCAAGATTTACTTGAAAACGGTCGCGTTGAAATCAAGCAAGGCGATTTTTTCAACTTTGATTGGGAAAATCTGCTGAATGATTTGCCAGGCGCGCTTCTGGTTCTCGGAAATTTTCCCTGGGTCACGAATGCGCAGTTGAGCGTGATCGGCGGCGCGAACCTGCCGGAAAAAACGAATTTCCAGCATCAACGCGGTTTGAATGCGATCACCGGAAAAAGCAATTTCGACATTTCAGAATGGATGTTGATACAAGTGGCGAGGTGGCTGCAAAATCGCCATGGGTATCTTGCCATGCTTTGCAAAACCGCGGTTGCGCGCAAGCTGCTGAATCACCTTTATTCTCAACAACTCCAGTTGGCCGATGCCGCTATCTTTGCGATTGACGCCGAAAAATATTTTGGCACGGCGGTGGAGGCCTGTTTGCTCTTCTGCAAATTCGACGGCGTTTCGCGGCATTATGATTATGAAGTTTTCGAGAGTCTGGAGAGCAAAGCCGGTGTGCGTGCCGGTTATCGTGACGGCGTGATGGTGAGAGATTTGGCCGCATTTGACGCGCTTCATCATCTTCACGGTGAGAGTGCGATCATGTGGCGCTCCGGCGTCAAGCACGATTGCGCCGAAGTCATGGAATTTCGAAAAACCGAAAAGGGTTTGGTGAATGGTTTGGGCGAGGCAGTTGATATCGAGCCGGATTATCTTTTTCCCTTGCTCAAGGGCTCTGTTCTTGCCAACGGCCAGGTCGAATCAACGACGCGCTACGTTTTAATGACGCAACAATTTGTTGGTGAATCTACTGACGATATTCAAAAATTGGCGCCAAAAACTTGGGCGTATTTGGAAGCTCATGCCAAACATCTCGACAGCAGGAAAAGCCGTGTCCACCGCAACCAACCGCGTTTCGCAATTTTTGGGGTTGGCGCGTACACGTTTGCGCCATGGAAAATTGCCATTTGCGGGCTTTATAAAACTTTGCAGTTTCGTTTGGTTGGAGAAATTGAAGGCAAGCCGGCGATTTTCGACGATACGGTTTATTTCTTGAGTTTTGCCGATGAGCAGCAAGCGCGAAAGATTTATCAACTTCTGCTCTCGCCGCCGGCGACGAGATTTTTTTCTTCAATGATTTTCTGGGACGAGAAACGGCCCATCAAAGCCGGCATTCTGAATCGTTTCGATTGGCGCCGGCTCCAAACATTGACGTTACGAACAGCGCCATCTTCGTGA